The genomic interval TAGACCCCACGAGCATCTGGATGATCCCCTCTCGTAGGTTGGTCGCCTGTCAACGTTAAGATGTTTCTTACCCCTAAAGCAGCTGCTCCCAATAATTCCGATTGAAGACCTATCACATTTCGGTCACGACAAGTTAAATGAAAGATCGCTTCGATCCCCATATCTTGTTGAATTACATGAGCTAAAGCGATTGGACTCATCCTTAATGTTGCCATTGGACTATCGGCTATATTAACTCCGTCTACATATCCCTTTAGAAAAGCTGCTTTTTCTAGTACTGGCATCGGATTGGCACCTTTTGGTGGCTCTAATTCAACCGTAACCACGAACTTACCTAATGTTAATTTTTCTTTTAGTCCATGGATTTGGTAGGTACTCATTAAGAAACACTCCTTTGTTTCAATAATGACTTTGCTACTTCTACTGCTTCAACAGCATCTTTTGCATAACCAGCTGCACCGATTTCTTTTGCATATTGTTCATTGACAGCGGCACCACCAATGATAACTTTGAATGGTAAGTTCTGTTTTTCGACCATTTCTACCACTTCTTTCATCCTTACCATCGTGGTCGTCATTAAGGCGCTTAAGCCAATAATGTCTGCTTTCTCTTCAATCGCTCGTTGAATCACCACTTCATTTGGTACGTTTTTGCCTAGGTCGATCACTTTGAATCGATGATTGGAAAGAAGTACACTGACAATGTTTTTGCCAATATCATGAATATCTCCTTTCACCGTTGCCATCACGATCGTCCCAATCGTCTCATCCGATTGTTTGGCTAATTCAGGTCGTAACCGCTCAAAACTGGTCGTCATCGTATCACCCGCCTGAATCAGCTGAGGAAGGAAATAGGTTCCATTGCCAAATAATCTTCCTACCTCTTCGATACCAGGGATTAAACCTCTGTTGAGTAACTCCATTGGGTCTTTGCCTTCTTTTAAACCTTGTTCTATTAGAGGAACGACTCGATCCTTATCCCCTGCTAAAACCACCTGATAAAGAGCTTCATAAATGTCTTTTGCTTCTTTTTGCTTAGGGGCTTTTCTTACCATTTTTTCTTCATTTGCTCCCATTTTTTCCTTTGCATATTCAATATAGGCTTCAGCATGGCGATCGCGGTTGGTTAAGACTGCACCAATTTTCATCGTTTGAACCATTTGCTCTTCCAATGGATTCATAATCGCTGCATCTAAGCCTGCTGCTAATGCCATACTAAGAAAGACGGGATTAATCGCTTTTCGGTTCGGTAAGCCAAAGGAAACATTACTAACACCCAAAATGGTAGGTACTTGTAATCGTTCTTTCACTAAGGTGATCGCCTTTAATGTTTCGGCAATCCCTTCTGGTTGGGCACTGGCTGTTAACACTAAACAATCAATGATGATATCTTGTTTGGGAATCCCATATTCTGCGGCTTTCCTGACAATTTTTTCTGCGATTTGGTATCGTTCTTCTGCCGTTTTGGGAATTCCCTTTTCATCAAGCGTTAAACCTACGACTGCTGCCCCGTAGCGTTTCACCAAAGGGAGGATCGAATCAAGACTTGCATCCTCCCCATTCACGGAATTTACCAATGCCTTACCTGGATAAAGTTTTAATGCATGGTCTAAAACCTCAGGGTTGGTACTATCAAGCATTAAGGGTGTGTCGACTAATGTTTGGATCGACTGAATGACCTGAACCATTGTTTTTCTTTCATCAATGGTCGGTACACCAACGTTCACGTCAAGAACTTCTGCCCCTGCTTCTGTCTGTTCGATCGCTTCTCGACGCACAGTTTCCATTTTCCCTTGTTTTAGTTCTTCTGATATTTTTTTCCTACCTGTTGGATTAATTCGTTCACCAACAATCACTGGTAAACCTTTAAATGGGTCAATCGTTGTTGTCCGAACACGACTAGCAACTCGTAAACCAAACTCTTGATTTCGGAGAATTGGTGTGAGTTCTTTCACTTGCTCATAGATCGCTCTCGTATATTCGGGAGTACTTCCACAGCAGGAACCTACCATATTAGCGCCATATTCAACAAACTTCCTTGCATATTCTGCCATTCTCTCAGGTGACCCTTCGTAAACGGTTTTTCCTTTCACTAACTTTGGTAAACCTGCATTGGGTTGAACCAAAATGGGTAGATTGGTTGAGTGTACTAATGTTTTCACAACTTCTTCTAATTGTTCTGGCCCTACGGAACAGTTTACTGCGATGACAGATGCTCCTAAACGTTCTAAGACGACAGCTGCCGTTTGCGGATCTGTTCCTGTAAATGTTCTCCCATCTTCTTGGTAACTCATACTTGCGATGACAGGAAGATGGCTATTTTCAGTGGCTGCCATCAACGCTGCCCTCATTTCATTGATATCTCCGATAGTCTCAATAATAATCAGATCGGCCCCTGCTTCTGTAATTGCGATAACCTGTTCTTTATAGACTTCATAAGCCACATCAAAAGGTAATTCCCCTAAAGGTTCAATGAGCTTTCCCGTTGGACCAATTGAAGCAGCAACATAGCCATAGCCATGATTGTTTACCGCTTCTTTGGCAATTTGGATTGCTGCATGGTTTATCTCTGCCACCTTATCATCTAGTCCATATTCTTCTAAGCGGATTGCTGTCGCTCCAAAGGTATTGGTTGTAATAATGTCAGCTCCCGCTTTTAGATAATTCTCATGAATCTCTCGTATTTGTTCTGGATGGGTAAGATTCCATCCTTCAGGACATTCCCCAGCAGGAAAATTTCTTTCCTGAAGTTGGGTTCCCATTGCGCCGTCAAAAACGACAATTTTGGATTGAATCAATTCTTTTAACCATTGACTCATGTTCCCTCACATCCTTTACTCTATTTCAACCATCTCTCTGTTTTTGGAAAATCTAAAGATTCTACGAAAACTCGTTCATACCCGTTAACTTCGGATAGGTTATAATGTTCAATCTCACTAGCCAATTGAATCCCTTTTTGCCATTCTACTTTGGATAAAAGTGCAAGCTTGGCTCCATAACCAGCGGCATTCCCAACCGTCTTGATCTTATTCTCATCGATCTGCGGAATTAAGCCAATTCGTTTCGCATTATAGCTATCGATATAACTTCCAAATCCACCTGCTAGATAAAGTTGGTTGATTTGCTCAGGTGCAATCCCTAATTGATTCATCAGTAATTGGATTCCTGTATAGATGGCTCCTTTTGCTAATTGCAACTCGCGAATATCTTGCTGAGTTAATGTAATCGCTTCACCTGTTGCACTCTTTTCAGGTTCCACGATGATAAACTCATTGCCTGTTTCTTTCTCGATAATTCGTTTCTTTAAGAAAAAGGAGACAATCGGTGGGACCTCCTGTTTATTTTTTATTCTTCCTGATGGATCAATAATGCCAATTCGTAATAATTCAGCAACGAGGTCTACTAATCCAGAACCACAAATTCCTTTTGGTTTGGTATTTCCAATCACCTCATATTTTAAATCCGTTTCAATCCAAACATTCCCGATGGCTCCTTCAATTGCCCTCATCCCGTGGCGAATTTGGCCACCTTCAAAAGCAGGCCCTGCTGGCGATGAACAAGCGACTAATCGATCTTTTGTCCCTAATACCATCTCTCCATTTGTCCCGATATCGACTGCTAGGGTAAGTTGTTCCTGTTCATACATTTTCGTTGCTAAAATTACTCCAACGGTATCTGATCCTACAAATCCCCCTAAATTGGGTAAGACTCTTACAAGAGCATTAGGGATATTTAAATCAAGCTCCCTAGCAAAAAGCATAAACTCTTGCTGAATCACAGGAATGTGCGGAGCCTGACCTAAGGATTTTGGACTAATTCCCAATAATAAGTGTTGCATGGTGCTATTTCCGACAATCGTACAATCCAGAATGTTCTTTGCATCAATCTCTGATTTTTCGGTGAGTTCAGAAATGATTTCATTCATCACTTCAATGACTGTTTTCTGCAACACTTTGACTCCGTTTTTCTTTTCTATCGCATAACTAATACGTGAAAGCACATCAGCACCATATTGTGCCTGCCGATTCAAACGAGAAGCTACCCCTAATTCTTTACCTGAGTTTAAGTCTAGTAAATAACCAACTACACTCGTAGAACCAATATCAAATGCGATACCAAATAATTGATCTGTGGTATCTCCTCTTTCTAAATGAATCACTTTTCCATTAGGGTCAAGCGTTAAGGTTAATCCTTCTTTTTCTCGAATCAATACAGGAACTTGTCTCAATTGTTCTAAGGTAAACTCTAGTTTTTCTACATCTGAAAGATAATCATAAATGGAATGTAGATCAGAAACCTCTGGATTTTGCATTGGAATATATATTTTTCGTAAAAAAGGAAGGAAGTCAAAATCCCTTTCTACGCTATTTTCCATTACTTGAAGTTTTTCTTCTTGAAGTTGAGGAACTTCAATATGTAATCCTTTATCAATCAATATTTGACAAGCAAGATGGTACCCTTCCCTTTTTTCGCCAGAAGTAAGAACTTGTTCTTCTGTACGATTCCAAGGAAGGGATTCTTTGATTTTTACTTTACATGTACCACATCGCCCTGTTCCCCCACATGTAGCAGGTAGCGGTATCTCTTCATTTTGAATCAGATCAAGAAGTCTTGTTCCTGTCTCTACATATCGAGTGATTCTTGTCTCTCCTTTTTCAATAAAGATTGTTCTTGTTGCCATTTTTCTCCCGCCTTACCATGATTTCTTTCATGCATATACTTTTCGCTTACTTTTCTCCTCTTGCTCTTGCCAAGTAGAAATAGGATACCATTTTAATCCCCAGTATTGTTTTTCTACTTGATAGAGAAATTTCTTGATGTCATCTCCCCTACCTGAAATGACATAACCAGTGGTATATTCCTGATTGGGTAATTCTATCCATTCACTGGCATGAATCGTTATGCCGAACTGTTGAAATGAATTTTTCAATAATAAATCCTCATTCTTCCTGTGTTTTTGTTTTGATTGTATAACAAACCAATAGGATTGGTCTCCTTTATGCTCAGCAATTGCTTTCCATTTAACCCCTCTTTTTGGAACACCCAATTTCTGTCGTTGCCATACATTGACGAGATCTTCGATAATTGCACTAGCAGTGGCTAAAGAGCCTGCACCTGATCCTTGAAAAAACAATCGTCCTGCTAGATCCGTTTCGATTACAATTCCATTTTCAACACCTTCTACATAATAAAGAGGGTGTGACTTTGATAAAAAGGTTGGTTTTACTTTTGCCTCCCAACGATCATGGTTCTTATATAGTGATCCGATCAATTTTAAACGTAATCCAAATTGTTCGGCAAGCGTCAAGTCTTCGATTAATACCTGTTCAATTCCTGATCGATCAACATGATTCCAATTCGGTTGTTCATCAAACACTAAATCACTTAGAACCATTAATTTAAAAAAGGCGTCCCATCCTTCAATATCATTACTTGGATCTGCTTCTGCATACCCTTTTTCTTTTGCTTCCATTAACGCTTGCTCAAAAGAGATTTTTCCTTTCCGCATTTGTGTCAGAATATAATTCGTCGTACCATTAAGGATCGCTTCAATTTTTGTGATATGGTTTACTTGTAATAATTCTTGTAATGTACGAATGACAGGAATAGCACCAGCCACACTTGCTTCATAGGCTAGTTGAAAACCAGTTTGTTCAGCAATCTTACGTAATTCTTTTCCATGGAAAGCCATTAATTCTTTATTTGCTGTAATCACATGACACCCTTTTGTTAATGACTGCTCAATATATGTTCTTGCTGGTTCAATTCCACCAATCATTTCAATCACAAAATCAATCTCTGGCAATTGAAGGATATCCACATAATCAGTAGTAAGGATAACCGAAGGATCAAGATCAATCTCTCTTTTTTTTTCCTTATTTTTAACAAGAATTGCAACTACCTCGATCTTCTTACCTAATACTGCTTGAAGTTGAGTCTGATGTGTTTGAATCGTCTCATATACTCCTTTACCTACAGTACCCAAACCTAATAATACGACTTTAATCGATTCCATATATACCCTCCCTCACTAGATGAGCCCATTTCTCAAATTCAACTAAAAATCCATCATGGCCAAATTGTGTATCTACTTCGATGAATTTAGCTCTTCCACCTATTTTCTGGTAATGCTCGACTAGTTGTTCTAATTCTTTAGGTGGATAAAGCAAATCCCCTCGAAATCCAATGGCGATCATCGAAGCTTCCATTAGCTCTAAGGCTTTTCTCCAATCCCCACGGTCTTTTCCTAAATCAAATCGATCCATCGCTTTTAATAAATAAAGATAACTATTCGCGTCAAATCTCCGAGTCAATTTTTCTCCTTGATAACGTAAATAAGATTCCACTTCAAAAGTAGTCTCGTCATGACGAATACCCCAATTCGCATGTTGTGCTCTTTGAAAGCGAGCATTAAAGAGTTCAGCTGATCGATACGTAACCATCCCTACCATACGAGCAATTTTTAATCCATTAATCTGTTCATTTGAAAGATAATCCCCTTGATTCCATGCTGGATCATTTATGATTGCCAACCTTGCGATTAAGTTATAAGCAATCGCATAATCACTAAGATAGGGTGTGACTGCAAGAAGAATCAGCGTATCCATAAAATCAGGATAGAGAACCCCCCACTCCAATACCTGCATCCCACCTAATGATCCACCGATAATCGCCTTGACATGGTCAATTTTCAGCTTTTTTAAAGCGAGATATTGAGCGTGAACCATATCACGAATGGAGATGAATGGGAAATTAGCTCGATAAGAATTGCCTGTATCTGGGTCAATGGTTAATGGGCCTGTTGATCCATCACATCCACCAATCACATTCATCGTGATCACTTGAAATTCTTGCGTATTAATCGCTTTATCTGGCCCAATCAATCCTGACCACCAACCAGGGTTTTGTTCTGTTCCAACGGCAAATTGATTCCCTGTTAAAGCATGACATACAAGAATAACTGGTGCTTCCTTTGATCCTACCCGTTCATAAGCAATCTGTACATTTTTTAACTTTTTCCCTGATTCTAAAGATAACTCGCCAATTTCAATGACACTTGCTTCATAGGGTGATTGAATGATCGTTGTTACCATTAAAGTCCCCCCCCAAAAAGATAAATAAAAAACCCTCTTCATAAGAAGAGGGTAGTTCTTTTACACTCTTCTTATCTCTCGGAGATGATTCTCCGCAGGAATTGGCACCGCGTTTTTATAAAACCGGTTGCCGGGCTTCATTGGGCCAGTCCCTCCACCTCTCTGGATAAGAATAATCAATTAATATTCTCTTTTATTATTT from Tepidibacillus fermentans carries:
- a CDS encoding homocysteine S-methyltransferase family protein, yielding MSQWLKELIQSKIVVFDGAMGTQLQERNFPAGECPEGWNLTHPEQIREIHENYLKAGADIITTNTFGATAIRLEEYGLDDKVAEINHAAIQIAKEAVNNHGYGYVAASIGPTGKLIEPLGELPFDVAYEVYKEQVIAITEAGADLIIIETIGDINEMRAALMAATENSHLPVIASMSYQEDGRTFTGTDPQTAAVVLERLGASVIAVNCSVGPEQLEEVVKTLVHSTNLPILVQPNAGLPKLVKGKTVYEGSPERMAEYARKFVEYGANMVGSCCGSTPEYTRAIYEQVKELTPILRNQEFGLRVASRVRTTTIDPFKGLPVIVGERINPTGRKKISEELKQGKMETVRREAIEQTEAGAEVLDVNVGVPTIDERKTMVQVIQSIQTLVDTPLMLDSTNPEVLDHALKLYPGKALVNSVNGEDASLDSILPLVKRYGAAVVGLTLDEKGIPKTAEERYQIAEKIVRKAAEYGIPKQDIIIDCLVLTASAQPEGIAETLKAITLVKERLQVPTILGVSNVSFGLPNRKAINPVFLSMALAAGLDAAIMNPLEEQMVQTMKIGAVLTNRDRHAEAYIEYAKEKMGANEEKMVRKAPKQKEAKDIYEALYQVVLAGDKDRVVPLIEQGLKEGKDPMELLNRGLIPGIEEVGRLFGNGTYFLPQLIQAGDTMTTSFERLRPELAKQSDETIGTIVMATVKGDIHDIGKNIVSVLLSNHRFKVIDLGKNVPNEVVIQRAIEEKADIIGLSALMTTTMVRMKEVVEMVEKQNLPFKVIIGGAAVNEQYAKEIGAAGYAKDAVEAVEVAKSLLKQRSVS
- a CDS encoding ASKHA domain-containing protein encodes the protein MATRTIFIEKGETRITRYVETGTRLLDLIQNEEIPLPATCGGTGRCGTCKVKIKESLPWNRTEEQVLTSGEKREGYHLACQILIDKGLHIEVPQLQEEKLQVMENSVERDFDFLPFLRKIYIPMQNPEVSDLHSIYDYLSDVEKLEFTLEQLRQVPVLIREKEGLTLTLDPNGKVIHLERGDTTDQLFGIAFDIGSTSVVGYLLDLNSGKELGVASRLNRQAQYGADVLSRISYAIEKKNGVKVLQKTVIEVMNEIISELTEKSEIDAKNILDCTIVGNSTMQHLLLGISPKSLGQAPHIPVIQQEFMLFARELDLNIPNALVRVLPNLGGFVGSDTVGVILATKMYEQEQLTLAVDIGTNGEMVLGTKDRLVACSSPAGPAFEGGQIRHGMRAIEGAIGNVWIETDLKYEVIGNTKPKGICGSGLVDLVAELLRIGIIDPSGRIKNKQEVPPIVSFFLKKRIIEKETGNEFIIVEPEKSATGEAITLTQQDIRELQLAKGAIYTGIQLLMNQLGIAPEQINQLYLAGGFGSYIDSYNAKRIGLIPQIDENKIKTVGNAAGYGAKLALLSKVEWQKGIQLASEIEHYNLSEVNGYERVFVESLDFPKTERWLK
- a CDS encoding homoserine dehydrogenase, which translates into the protein MESIKVVLLGLGTVGKGVYETIQTHQTQLQAVLGKKIEVVAILVKNKEKKREIDLDPSVILTTDYVDILQLPEIDFVIEMIGGIEPARTYIEQSLTKGCHVITANKELMAFHGKELRKIAEQTGFQLAYEASVAGAIPVIRTLQELLQVNHITKIEAILNGTTNYILTQMRKGKISFEQALMEAKEKGYAEADPSNDIEGWDAFFKLMVLSDLVFDEQPNWNHVDRSGIEQVLIEDLTLAEQFGLRLKLIGSLYKNHDRWEAKVKPTFLSKSHPLYYVEGVENGIVIETDLAGRLFFQGSGAGSLATASAIIEDLVNVWQRQKLGVPKRGVKWKAIAEHKGDQSYWFVIQSKQKHRKNEDLLLKNSFQQFGITIHASEWIELPNQEYTTGYVISGRGDDIKKFLYQVEKQYWGLKWYPISTWQEQEEKSKRKVYA
- the metX gene encoding homoserine O-acetyltransferase MetX, producing the protein MVTTIIQSPYEASVIEIGELSLESGKKLKNVQIAYERVGSKEAPVILVCHALTGNQFAVGTEQNPGWWSGLIGPDKAINTQEFQVITMNVIGGCDGSTGPLTIDPDTGNSYRANFPFISIRDMVHAQYLALKKLKIDHVKAIIGGSLGGMQVLEWGVLYPDFMDTLILLAVTPYLSDYAIAYNLIARLAIINDPAWNQGDYLSNEQINGLKIARMVGMVTYRSAELFNARFQRAQHANWGIRHDETTFEVESYLRYQGEKLTRRFDANSYLYLLKAMDRFDLGKDRGDWRKALELMEASMIAIGFRGDLLYPPKELEQLVEHYQKIGGRAKFIEVDTQFGHDGFLVEFEKWAHLVREGIYGID